The DNA segment TCATTCCTGGGTGGTGGGCCAGAAGGATTTCAAGATCCTGTGGGTCTCGGTCAATACTGTCGCTAAGGGAGCAGCAAATGAGGCTACGCGTTGCAAAACAACTTCAATGTCATTTCTTTCATGCGGCTGCTGATCGGCCTTTTCGTCGACATTTGAGGCTAGTTTGTGAGCGATCTCGCAGTGGTCTGGCCCAAGGTTTTCTGCGTCGGACCTGAGAGCCGCTGCCAAAGCCTTGAGATCTTCCGACTTCCGCGAACCAGCCTGCCAGCGAGTATGAATCTCTGAGTCACCGGTGACGTTTGAGCCGCTAACGTCACCGCCCGCTTTAACCTTGGACCTACTACGGTCGTCTCGACTGAAGTCACTCTTGACCTTGTTCTTCCTCCCGAAAACGTTGCCATCCCCGTTAACTATGATCACGTTGCGCTCCTCCAGTAGATTACGTGCCGAGAGATGCTTGGCCATCATGAAGTCCCAGTCGCGGTCGCTAAGAAACACCCTTCCCGGAGCTGCAAGTACCAACCAGGCCAAAAACTTGTCCAGAAGACCACCGAGCCACTGGGCGATTTCATCGAAGAGTGTGCCATCGGCTTTTTCTGTTTTGTTCGGTGCTTCGGCGCAGATGATGTCTTCTTTCAGAAGACGGTCGACGACTAACCATTTACTTGTGCGAGATAGGCGCTTCCCTTTCCAAAAGAGCTTTAGGGGCTTCGCCTGGCCGCGGTTTGCGCTGACCGACTGCATGTATTCAACGAGTTCTTCCCGGATTCGATCCAGATCGGCATCGCTCAGTTTTTTGCGGGCTCGTGTGACGCCAAACCATCGGAGGAGGACCGCGATGAGGACAATGGCAACGACTATAAGAATGTTCGCGATTGCCATCTGGGTCAGGGTTTCGTTGTCTATCATTCGATCGTCCTCTTTCGCTGCTACGCGGAGGAAAAATTACTCGTAGTGGTTGGTTGGGTCCCCGGGTAGGAGTCCGGTGACTGTGTGAGTTTCGCATCCGATTGAGTATTTGAGGCTTTGATCACCACCCAATCGTGCGGTTCAGCACCACCGATCGTGCGGGAGAGCGCCAGTGGTGGTGTGGTTGGGGGCCACTGACGCTCTCCATCATCGATTACGCGCTGGCCAGCGCGGTGTGCGCTCTCATGTTGTAGGTGCCGGTCTCGACCCAGATCGTGTTGTGGATGATCCGGTCCATGATCGCGTCGGCGTGAACACCGGAGCCGAGGCGTTGGTGCCAGTCCTTCTGCGAGTACTGGGTGCAGAACACCGTCGATGTTTCGCCGTAACGGCGCTCCATCAGCTCCAGCAGCATGGTTCGCATTGATTCCGTCGGCCGGTCCAGCAACCACTCGTCAATAACGAGCAATGTGAATGCGGCGTATTTGCGCAGGAACTTCCCGGCCCCGCCGGGGGTGTCCTGGGCGGCGACCCAGGCTTCCTCGAGGTCGGGCATGCGGACGTAGTGGGCGCGGATGCGGTGCTCGCAGGCGCGTTTACCAATCGCGCATCCCAGATACGACTTCCCCGACCCGGTGAAGCCCTGGAAGACAACGTTCTGCTGCCGGGTCACGAACGAGCAGGTGCCGAGCTGGGTCAGCACTTGCCGGTTCAGGCCGCGTTCGTCGAGCAGGTCGATGCGGCGCAGATCCGCGTTCGGGTAACGCAGCCCCGCCCGCCGGATCAACCCGGCGACCTTGGAATGCATGAAGGTCGAGTAGGCGTCATCGACGACCAGCCGGACCCGCTCCTCGAACGTCAAACTGATCGACAAGGTCTCGTCCTGGGTATCGATCGCCTCCAGCAGCTCGCCGGCGTTCATCTCGCGGAGCTTGCGTTTGGTCTCTCCATCCAGCGCGCTCAACGGGTCCCTCCGGCGTAGTAGGCGCTGCCGCGGACATAGCCGCCATCATCCGGTTCCGGTTCGGGGGTGTGTCCGGTT comes from the Arthrobacter sp. CAN_C5 genome and includes:
- a CDS encoding ATP-binding protein → MSALDGETKRKLREMNAGELLEAIDTQDETLSISLTFEERVRLVVDDAYSTFMHSKVAGLIRRAGLRYPNADLRRIDLLDERGLNRQVLTQLGTCSFVTRQQNVVFQGFTGSGKSYLGCAIGKRACEHRIRAHYVRMPDLEEAWVAAQDTPGGAGKFLRKYAAFTLLVIDEWLLDRPTESMRTMLLELMERRYGETSTVFCTQYSQKDWHQRLGSGVHADAIMDRIIHNTIWVETGTYNMRAHTALASA